One segment of Variovorax sp. V93 DNA contains the following:
- the alr gene encoding alanine racemase produces the protein MKHSLTSLALSAVVLAVAGCSTPSPSSNLGPTAVLGGDVAKWSNAWSEVDAVAFEQNIAQLKAQIGSGPQICATMKGDAYRHGLGLLMPSIIKMGIPCVGVASNEEGLLVRRSGFKGRLLRLRAASIPEMIEGIPFDFEELIGNVDVARELALEAGRRNATVRIHLAINAGQMDRNGVEMRTDRGRQQAVDILKMPGLRPVGIMTHYALEDREKVRAQSREFAQDAEWLVRVAGLQREAITLHTANSYATMEVPESHFDMVRPGRILYGYSSYPQFAKLLTFKSRVATVNEYMANTGVTYNHTYVLRRDSRLANIPVGYADSHRKVYTGGDVLIRGHRAPIVGAITMNTLMADVTDFPDIRANDEVVLYGAQGGETIQGDELQKYTKESMVEMTTRWSVNPRKLISNQVAQPRP, from the coding sequence GTGAAGCATTCCCTGACGTCGCTCGCACTTTCAGCGGTCGTTCTTGCCGTTGCAGGCTGTTCAACACCCAGCCCTTCGTCCAACCTTGGACCCACAGCGGTGCTCGGCGGCGACGTGGCAAAGTGGTCCAATGCATGGTCCGAGGTGGACGCGGTAGCCTTCGAGCAAAACATTGCGCAGTTAAAGGCGCAAATTGGCTCAGGCCCCCAGATATGCGCCACGATGAAGGGGGATGCATATCGCCACGGTCTTGGCTTGCTGATGCCGTCGATCATCAAGATGGGCATTCCATGCGTGGGTGTCGCCAGTAACGAGGAAGGATTGCTTGTCAGGCGCAGTGGCTTCAAGGGGCGACTCCTTAGGCTGCGCGCAGCTTCGATTCCAGAGATGATCGAAGGCATCCCGTTCGATTTCGAGGAGTTGATCGGCAACGTCGACGTTGCGCGTGAACTGGCGCTGGAAGCAGGACGTCGCAATGCGACGGTGCGGATCCATCTTGCCATCAACGCCGGGCAGATGGATCGCAATGGTGTCGAGATGCGAACCGACCGTGGGCGACAGCAGGCGGTGGACATCCTGAAGATGCCGGGGCTACGTCCGGTGGGCATCATGACGCACTATGCGCTCGAAGATCGCGAGAAGGTGAGGGCGCAATCACGCGAGTTCGCGCAGGACGCGGAATGGCTTGTGCGGGTTGCGGGACTACAGCGGGAAGCAATTACCCTCCATACCGCAAACTCCTATGCCACCATGGAGGTGCCAGAAAGCCATTTCGACATGGTTCGTCCCGGCCGCATTCTCTACGGATATTCGAGCTACCCGCAGTTCGCCAAGCTGCTGACATTCAAGTCGCGCGTGGCTACCGTCAACGAATACATGGCCAACACCGGAGTGACATACAACCACACATACGTGCTGAGACGCGATTCGCGCCTGGCCAACATCCCGGTCGGATATGCCGATAGCCATCGCAAGGTTTACACGGGCGGTGATGTGCTGATTCGAGGACATCGGGCGCCCATAGTCGGCGCCATCACGATGAACACGCTGATGGCCGATGTGACGGACTTCCCGGACATCCGGGCCAATGATGAAGTCGTTCTCTATGGGGCGCAAGGCGGCGAGACGATCCAGGGAGATGAACTTCAGAAGTACACCAAGGAATCCATGGTCGAGATGACCACACGTTGGAGCGTCAATCCTAGAAAACTGATCTCGAACCAAGTTGCTCAGCCTCGACCCTAG
- a CDS encoding LysR family transcriptional regulator yields the protein MTGDNRNLGIHWEDLELVFQVFQCGGVKPAADALRLDISTVRRRLRTIEQELGYRLFEVRAGKSIVTADGEALVDVAMRMDKAASELRGARIDQERDIHGSIRVSTMEGFGAWYLASALAQMQAQHADLQVELVTAHRPLSLDQRETDLSIEMVRPSTGAFRVRLLGTYDVGLYGAVEYLAGHGTPTSVDGLARHRFVGYVPELALTEVKWLDEWVPHVKLHFASTSLAAQLHAAASGAGLCALPAFMAEANPSLVRVLLTQPPVTRQWWLVTRASDHMVKRVKAVAQYLGAIVERDRSRLSYPPLAAATSLQAEQRLGP from the coding sequence ATGACCGGAGACAATCGCAACCTTGGCATTCACTGGGAAGATCTCGAACTTGTCTTCCAGGTGTTCCAGTGCGGCGGGGTCAAACCCGCCGCTGACGCCTTGCGCCTGGACATTTCGACTGTCCGGCGGCGCCTGCGCACCATCGAGCAAGAACTGGGATATCGGCTCTTCGAGGTTCGCGCAGGAAAATCCATCGTCACTGCCGATGGCGAAGCGCTCGTCGACGTGGCGATGCGCATGGACAAGGCCGCAAGCGAACTGCGTGGCGCCAGGATCGACCAGGAGCGGGACATTCACGGCAGCATCCGGGTGTCGACCATGGAGGGGTTCGGCGCCTGGTATCTCGCCTCGGCGCTCGCCCAGATGCAGGCGCAACATGCGGACCTGCAGGTGGAGCTTGTCACGGCGCATCGGCCGTTGAGTCTGGATCAGCGTGAGACGGATCTTTCGATCGAAATGGTGAGGCCCTCGACGGGGGCTTTTCGCGTTCGGCTGCTGGGTACGTACGATGTCGGTTTGTACGGCGCGGTCGAATACCTCGCAGGTCATGGCACGCCCACCTCCGTCGACGGCCTGGCCCGTCACCGCTTCGTGGGATATGTCCCGGAGCTCGCACTGACGGAGGTCAAGTGGCTGGACGAGTGGGTTCCACACGTCAAGCTCCACTTCGCGAGTACCAGTCTGGCCGCGCAGCTTCACGCTGCCGCCTCGGGGGCAGGCCTATGTGCTCTTCCGGCCTTCATGGCAGAAGCCAATCCTTCCCTGGTCCGAGTGCTGTTGACGCAACCGCCCGTGACCCGGCAATGGTGGCTGGTCACGCGGGCATCCGATCACATGGTCAAGAGGGTCAAGGCTGTAGCTCAGTATCTGGGGGCGATCGTGGAAAGGGATCGATCGCGCCTGAGCTATCCGCCGCTTGCCGCCGCAACGTCCTTACAGGCAGAGCAACGACTAGGCCCTTGA
- a CDS encoding cupin domain-containing protein yields MTTAADHLTRPWESRYEIRDTTVLAEAKELRVLDMTLMPRQSVPWHRHPMNDDLFIGLRGEFRILHGEAGEEITVHAGERFNVPRGVAHSVVNGSTCDCQFLVIQGVGEYDYLPVDRGGK; encoded by the coding sequence ATGACAACAGCCGCAGACCACCTGACCCGCCCGTGGGAATCTCGCTACGAAATTCGTGACACGACTGTACTGGCCGAGGCCAAGGAGTTGCGTGTTCTGGATATGACTCTCATGCCGAGGCAGAGCGTCCCGTGGCACCGGCACCCCATGAACGACGATCTCTTCATCGGCTTGCGCGGTGAGTTTCGCATCCTCCATGGAGAGGCCGGCGAGGAAATCACCGTCCACGCGGGGGAGCGGTTCAACGTGCCACGTGGGGTTGCGCACAGTGTCGTCAATGGCAGCACTTGCGATTGCCAGTTTCTGGTGATCCAAGGCGTCGGGGAATACGACTACCTGCCCGTTGATCGAGGCGGAAAATGA
- a CDS encoding carbon-nitrogen hydrolase family protein, with protein MNPAKPVKVAVVQAASVVFDTPKAMEKFARLAARAAMEGARLAVFPEAFIGSYPKGLDFGARVGSRTAAGRDDFVRYHQGAIEVPGPETKEMERICAELNLEIVVGVIEREGGTLYCTALFVSPSAGLVGKHRKLMPTAAERLVWGYGDGSTMQAFDSSLGRLGTVICWENYMPLLRMAMYAQGVEIYCAPTADDRDSWVPSMQHIALEGACFVLSACQVLRRSDCPEKYEAVQGNEPSTLLMRGGSCIVDPFGRLLAGPVFDEETILHAELDMDEIRRRKYDFDVVGHYARPDVFSMQIDTSRKAPVTSR; from the coding sequence ATGAATCCCGCAAAGCCTGTGAAAGTGGCTGTCGTCCAGGCAGCAAGCGTCGTCTTCGACACCCCGAAGGCAATGGAGAAATTTGCACGGCTGGCCGCTCGCGCGGCCATGGAGGGTGCAAGACTCGCGGTGTTTCCGGAGGCTTTCATCGGGTCGTACCCCAAGGGGCTGGATTTCGGGGCGCGCGTCGGTAGTCGCACCGCCGCCGGGCGAGATGACTTTGTGCGATATCACCAAGGCGCTATCGAGGTTCCGGGCCCGGAGACGAAGGAGATGGAGCGCATCTGCGCGGAGTTGAACCTCGAGATTGTCGTCGGAGTCATCGAGCGTGAGGGTGGAACGCTCTATTGCACAGCCCTGTTCGTGAGCCCCTCAGCGGGGCTGGTCGGCAAGCACAGAAAGCTCATGCCAACGGCCGCCGAGAGGCTCGTATGGGGCTACGGCGATGGGTCGACAATGCAGGCCTTCGACTCTTCACTTGGCCGTTTGGGCACGGTGATCTGCTGGGAAAACTACATGCCGCTCTTGCGGATGGCCATGTATGCGCAGGGCGTGGAAATCTACTGTGCTCCGACCGCAGACGATCGCGACAGTTGGGTGCCAAGCATGCAGCACATCGCTTTGGAGGGCGCATGTTTCGTTCTCTCCGCTTGTCAGGTTCTGCGCAGATCAGATTGCCCTGAAAAGTACGAGGCTGTCCAGGGCAACGAGCCGTCCACCCTCCTGATGCGCGGGGGCAGTTGCATTGTTGATCCCTTCGGCAGGCTTCTTGCGGGACCCGTCTTCGACGAAGAAACGATCCTGCATGCCGAATTGGACATGGATGAGATCCGTCGTCGCAAGTACGACTTCGACGTCGTCGGCCACTATGCACGACCGGATGTGTTTTCGATGCAGATCGACACTTCGCGCAAGGCACCGGTGACCTCGAGGTAG
- a CDS encoding LysR family transcriptional regulator — METFDKQLRYFIKIAEVKSLSRAAEDLDCTQPALSRQLASLEVHLGCALFTRTGRGMDLTDCGKRILEEVRPSFATIDVAISALRDRNDVQGSLRLACVHTLSYYFVGELVKKFSARYPATNLSVMGRSSPEVVELVASGKADVGFVYDTAVASEKIVSTPLFDDQMCLVVGPDCTASDGVDLRTDMPKLIGFPAHYALRRMLHSSGLNPHFVAEAETVDAMLEMVGSGVGGCILPERLPDRVLNQYRLRKVRIGNPCMSRRVVAIERADRHELAVMKQLMLTAIEVAQNAGAQAHEVLRLTP; from the coding sequence ATGGAAACATTTGACAAGCAGCTTCGCTACTTCATCAAGATCGCCGAGGTCAAGTCGCTGTCTCGCGCTGCGGAAGATCTCGACTGCACACAACCCGCGCTCAGCCGCCAGCTTGCCTCGTTGGAGGTGCACCTTGGTTGTGCACTGTTCACGCGAACCGGCAGAGGCATGGATCTGACGGACTGCGGGAAGCGGATTCTCGAGGAGGTGCGCCCATCATTCGCAACGATCGATGTCGCGATCAGCGCGCTAAGGGACCGAAACGACGTCCAGGGGTCCTTGAGGCTGGCCTGCGTGCACACCCTGAGCTACTACTTTGTCGGTGAACTGGTGAAGAAGTTCTCCGCCCGGTATCCCGCGACCAATCTTTCTGTCATGGGGCGTAGTTCTCCGGAGGTCGTCGAGTTGGTTGCAAGCGGCAAAGCCGACGTCGGGTTCGTCTACGATACGGCGGTGGCTTCCGAAAAGATCGTGTCGACGCCGCTCTTCGACGATCAGATGTGTCTTGTGGTTGGTCCGGACTGTACTGCCAGCGATGGGGTGGATCTGAGGACAGACATGCCGAAACTGATCGGCTTTCCTGCGCACTATGCGTTGCGGCGCATGCTGCACAGCAGTGGATTGAATCCGCATTTCGTGGCGGAGGCCGAGACGGTGGATGCCATGCTTGAGATGGTGGGTTCCGGGGTGGGGGGCTGCATCCTTCCCGAGCGCCTCCCGGATCGTGTTCTGAACCAGTACCGATTGCGCAAGGTCAGGATCGGGAATCCGTGCATGTCGCGCCGGGTCGTGGCAATCGAACGAGCCGATCGACATGAGCTGGCGGTGATGAAGCAACTGATGCTGACAGCCATCGAAGTGGCGCAGAACGCTGGCGCACAGGCGCATGAGGTGCTTCGTTTGACGCCCTGA
- the mdeB gene encoding alpha-ketoglutarate dehydrogenase: MNAPISADQMRALLLDTPLTHDPDPAETAEWRDAFLALAQAHGPQRARQMLAELARLARQQRIGWQPELATPYVNTIAVEDQPPFPGDLAVEEKLASLMRWNALAMVARANQAYGELGGHIASYASAADLFETGFNHFFHARSDTHRGDLVFFQPHSAPGVYARAYLEGRLGEEDLQHYRQELTAPAFTQGSGARGLSSYPHPYLMPDFWQFPTGSMGIGPISSIYHARFMRYLTHRHLLDCEGRKVWGVFGDGEMDEPESMSALTLAAREKLDNLVWVVNCNLQRLDGPVRGNGRIIDELEKLFAGAGWNVIKLIWGSDWDGLFAQDVSGALARVFAETVDGQMQTFAAKDGRFNRDNFFGQNPELARLAEGMTDEQIDRLKRGGHDLVKIHAAYAAAAAHKGRPTVILAHTKKGYGMGSAAQGKMTTHSHKKMGDVDLLEFRDRFSLPLTDAQAIAMDFYRPPEDSAEMQYLRSHREALGGAMPRRETACDIVPKPDIASYAQFATAAAGKEMSTTMAFVRMLGNLMKDAALGPRIVPIVADEARTFGMANLFKQVGIYSSVGQRYAPEDIGSVLSYREATDGQILEEGISEAGAIASWTAAATSYSVHGLAMLPFYIYYSMFGFQRVGDAIWAAADQRARGFLLGATSGRTTLGGEGLQHQDGSSHLVAATIPNCKAYDPAFAGEMAVIVDAGIREMMVEQKDVFYYVTLMNENYAQPDVPQGAEAGILRGCYRFGVYAPVSGEAKKKVTLMGSGAILTEVVKAAQLLADEGIEAEVFSVTSWSELARDGLACEQRAIAGEKEAGVPFVAQQLGAGTGPIIAATDYVRAVPESVRAFLPEGRRYLTLGTDGFGRSDTRAALREFFGVDAGSIARAARFAMK; the protein is encoded by the coding sequence ATGAACGCCCCGATTTCCGCCGACCAGATGCGCGCGCTGCTGCTCGACACGCCGCTCACGCACGACCCCGACCCTGCCGAGACCGCTGAATGGCGCGACGCCTTCCTGGCGCTGGCCCAGGCGCACGGGCCCCAGCGCGCCCGGCAGATGCTGGCGGAGCTTGCCCGCCTCGCGCGGCAGCAGCGCATCGGCTGGCAGCCCGAGCTTGCGACGCCCTACGTCAACACCATTGCGGTGGAAGACCAGCCGCCGTTCCCCGGCGACCTCGCGGTCGAGGAAAAGCTCGCCTCCCTGATGCGGTGGAATGCGCTCGCGATGGTGGCCAGGGCCAACCAGGCGTATGGCGAACTCGGCGGCCACATCGCGAGCTATGCGAGCGCGGCCGACTTGTTCGAGACGGGCTTCAATCACTTCTTCCACGCGCGCAGTGACACACACCGCGGCGACCTCGTGTTCTTCCAGCCGCACAGTGCGCCTGGCGTCTATGCGCGCGCCTACCTCGAAGGCCGCCTCGGCGAAGAAGACCTCCAGCACTACCGCCAGGAACTCACCGCGCCCGCCTTCACCCAAGGCAGTGGCGCGCGCGGCCTCAGCAGCTATCCGCATCCTTACCTGATGCCGGACTTCTGGCAGTTCCCGACCGGCTCCATGGGCATCGGTCCGATCAGCTCGATCTACCACGCGCGCTTCATGCGCTACCTCACGCACCGCCACCTGCTCGACTGCGAAGGCCGGAAAGTGTGGGGCGTGTTCGGCGACGGCGAAATGGACGAGCCCGAATCGATGAGCGCCCTCACGCTGGCCGCGCGCGAGAAGCTCGACAACCTCGTGTGGGTGGTCAACTGCAACCTGCAGCGCCTGGACGGCCCGGTGCGCGGCAACGGCCGCATCATCGACGAGCTCGAAAAGCTCTTTGCCGGCGCGGGCTGGAACGTCATCAAGCTCATCTGGGGCAGCGACTGGGACGGCCTGTTCGCGCAGGACGTGAGCGGCGCGCTCGCGCGCGTGTTCGCCGAAACCGTCGATGGCCAGATGCAGACCTTCGCGGCCAAGGACGGCCGCTTCAACCGCGACAACTTCTTCGGCCAGAACCCCGAGCTCGCGCGGCTGGCCGAAGGCATGACCGACGAGCAGATCGACCGCCTCAAGCGCGGCGGCCACGACCTCGTGAAGATCCATGCGGCCTACGCTGCCGCGGCCGCGCACAAGGGCCGGCCCACCGTGATCCTCGCCCACACCAAGAAGGGCTACGGCATGGGCAGCGCCGCGCAGGGCAAGATGACCACGCACTCGCACAAGAAGATGGGCGACGTCGATTTGCTCGAATTCCGCGACCGCTTCAGCCTGCCGCTCACCGATGCGCAGGCCATTGCGATGGACTTCTACCGCCCGCCCGAAGACAGCGCCGAGATGCAGTACCTGCGCAGCCACCGCGAAGCGCTCGGCGGCGCCATGCCGCGCCGCGAGACAGCGTGCGACATCGTGCCCAAGCCCGACATCGCAAGCTACGCGCAGTTCGCCACCGCAGCGGCCGGCAAGGAGATGAGCACCACCATGGCCTTCGTGCGCATGCTGGGCAACCTCATGAAGGACGCTGCGCTCGGCCCGCGCATCGTGCCCATCGTGGCCGACGAGGCGCGCACCTTCGGCATGGCCAACCTGTTCAAGCAGGTCGGCATCTATTCGAGCGTGGGCCAGCGCTACGCGCCCGAAGACATCGGCTCGGTGCTGAGCTACCGCGAAGCCACCGACGGCCAGATCCTCGAAGAGGGCATCAGCGAAGCCGGCGCCATTGCCAGCTGGACCGCCGCGGCCACCAGCTACAGCGTGCACGGCCTGGCGATGCTGCCCTTCTACATCTACTACTCGATGTTCGGCTTCCAGCGCGTGGGCGATGCCATCTGGGCCGCGGCCGACCAGCGGGCGCGCGGCTTCTTGCTGGGCGCCACCTCTGGCCGCACCACGCTCGGCGGCGAAGGCCTGCAGCACCAGGACGGCAGCAGCCATCTCGTGGCCGCGACCATTCCCAACTGCAAGGCCTACGACCCGGCCTTCGCGGGCGAGATGGCGGTGATCGTCGATGCGGGCATCCGCGAAATGATGGTCGAGCAAAAGGACGTGTTCTATTACGTCACGCTCATGAACGAGAACTACGCGCAGCCCGACGTGCCGCAAGGCGCGGAGGCGGGCATCCTGCGCGGCTGCTATCGCTTCGGCGTGTATGCGCCGGTTTCAGGCGAGGCGAAGAAGAAGGTCACGCTGATGGGTTCCGGCGCGATCCTCACCGAGGTCGTGAAGGCTGCGCAGCTGCTGGCCGATGAAGGCATCGAAGCCGAGGTGTTCAGCGTGACGAGCTGGAGCGAGCTCGCGCGTGATGGCCTGGCTTGCGAGCAGCGCGCGATTGCAGGCGAGAAAGAAGCCGGTGTGCCGTTCGTCGCGCAGCAGCTCGGTGCCGGCACGGGCCCGATTATTGCTGCGACCGACTACGTGCGCGCCGTGCCCGAGAGCGTGCGCGCCTTTTTGCCCGAGGGGCGCCGCTACCTCACGCTGGGCACCGATGGGTTCGGGCGCAGCGACACGCGCGCGGCGCTGCGGGAGTTCTTTGGGGTGGATGCGGGGAGCATTGCGCGGGCGGCGCGGTTCGCGATGAAGTAG
- a CDS encoding ABC transporter ATP-binding protein has product MILRVEHLHSHYGKSHILQGVDLQIDDGELVTLLGRNGAGKSTTLKTIAGALRATGGRIVFAGAELQGLHSHQIASRGVCLVPEDRGIFKLLTVEENLLLGQRRGSPWALADIYRIFPRLLERRKNGGAQLSGGEQQMLSIGRALLNNPKLLMLDEPVEGLAPVIVEEIVAQLKEIRRAGVAILLVEQNLEVCTQLADRHYVIEQGAIAYQGSNAQFLADETVKDRYLGVGLA; this is encoded by the coding sequence ATGATTCTTCGCGTCGAACACCTCCACAGCCACTATGGCAAGAGCCACATCCTTCAAGGCGTAGATCTGCAGATCGATGATGGCGAGCTGGTTACCCTGCTCGGACGCAATGGGGCAGGTAAGTCCACCACGCTCAAGACGATTGCGGGCGCGCTTCGCGCCACGGGCGGCAGGATCGTATTCGCAGGCGCCGAGCTCCAAGGCCTGCATTCACACCAAATCGCGTCGCGCGGGGTCTGTTTGGTGCCCGAAGACCGGGGCATCTTCAAGCTCTTGACGGTTGAGGAGAACCTCCTGCTGGGGCAACGGCGCGGCTCCCCGTGGGCGTTGGCCGACATCTACAGGATCTTTCCACGGCTGCTCGAGCGCCGCAAGAACGGGGGCGCACAGCTCTCAGGCGGTGAGCAGCAGATGCTCTCGATCGGCCGCGCGCTGCTCAACAATCCGAAGCTTCTCATGCTGGACGAGCCGGTTGAAGGCCTGGCACCCGTGATCGTCGAGGAGATCGTTGCCCAACTGAAGGAGATTCGCCGCGCGGGTGTGGCGATCCTGTTGGTGGAACAAAACCTCGAGGTCTGTACGCAACTCGCCGACCGCCACTATGTCATCGAACAGGGCGCGATCGCATACCAGGGCAGCAACGCGCAGTTCCTGGCCGACGAGACGGTCAAGGATCGGTATCTCGGCGTCGGCCTTGCCTAG
- a CDS encoding ABC transporter ATP-binding protein, with the protein MSADFLLEARQVTKHYGKFVALGGVDLRVKRNTVHSVIGPNGAGKTTLFHLLSGTVGVTGGTIIFDGHDVTREPGHVRVRRGLARSFQVTSLFHSLTVRENLRLAAQGVDARRALNCWRSPEGRWACSETVDRVVERLGLRRQQHATASSLSHGQQRRLEVGMALAARPKVIFLDEPTSGMGIDDLADMKALIADLGRDHTVVLIEHNMSIVMDISHTVTVMQQGRVLVEGAPQAVRDDERVRAAYLGNMITGGRA; encoded by the coding sequence ATGAGCGCGGACTTCCTTCTAGAGGCCCGGCAAGTCACCAAGCACTACGGGAAGTTCGTTGCCCTCGGCGGGGTGGACCTGCGCGTCAAGCGCAACACGGTGCATTCGGTCATCGGCCCCAATGGCGCCGGCAAGACGACGCTGTTTCACTTGCTCAGCGGCACGGTGGGCGTGACGGGCGGGACAATCATCTTCGATGGCCACGACGTGACGCGCGAGCCTGGTCATGTACGGGTGCGCAGGGGCTTGGCGCGATCGTTCCAGGTCACCAGCCTCTTCCACAGCTTGACGGTTCGCGAGAACCTCCGCCTCGCGGCGCAGGGGGTTGACGCAAGGCGAGCACTGAACTGCTGGCGGTCGCCGGAAGGCCGCTGGGCATGTTCGGAGACCGTGGATCGGGTAGTCGAGCGTCTCGGTCTTCGCAGACAACAGCATGCAACGGCCAGTTCCCTGTCGCATGGACAGCAGCGTCGGTTGGAAGTTGGCATGGCCCTCGCCGCCAGGCCCAAGGTGATCTTCCTGGACGAGCCGACGTCGGGTATGGGCATCGATGATCTCGCCGACATGAAGGCCCTGATCGCAGATCTGGGGAGAGACCACACCGTCGTTCTCATCGAACACAACATGAGCATTGTCATGGACATCTCCCACACGGTAACGGTGATGCAGCAGGGGCGAGTGCTGGTGGAGGGCGCTCCGCAAGCGGTGCGTGACGACGAACGCGTACGCGCCGCATATCTGGGCAACATGATCACGGGAGGCCGGGCATGA
- a CDS encoding branched-chain amino acid ABC transporter permease: MRRNLDIAIALVVVLALPLFLKSGSLASEVLIYALAVLGCNLLLGYTGLLSFGQGIFFGLGSYAIGLLLTRAAMPMPIALVAAVLIGGLAAGLVGFVSIRQKGTYFVMLTLAFAQMFYFLAYTATPLTGGDNGLLNIPRPPVSVLGAILWDNNSPWRFYGMVGSIFMLVFVALHRVSTSIFGRTLLAIRDNEDRAGAIGYNVQRFKLLAFVLSGAVTALAGALNAMMTGVAPLANAEFHVSEMILVMTVIGGVGNLAASLIGALFYMLAADWLSTLWPRWLMLLGLLLVVISLGMQRGLWGLVEDAVHTLSARFKGDSDADQAREKRA, from the coding sequence ATGCGTCGAAACCTGGATATCGCGATTGCACTCGTGGTTGTGTTGGCGTTGCCACTCTTTCTGAAGTCCGGCTCCCTGGCCAGCGAAGTCCTGATCTATGCGCTGGCGGTGCTGGGCTGCAACCTGTTGCTGGGCTATACAGGACTGCTGTCCTTCGGCCAAGGCATCTTCTTCGGGCTTGGCAGCTACGCCATCGGCCTCCTGCTGACGCGCGCGGCGATGCCGATGCCCATTGCCCTGGTCGCCGCAGTTCTCATCGGCGGCCTCGCGGCAGGCTTGGTTGGCTTCGTGTCGATCCGGCAGAAGGGGACCTACTTCGTCATGTTGACCCTCGCATTTGCGCAGATGTTCTACTTCCTTGCTTACACCGCCACGCCCCTGACAGGCGGAGACAACGGGTTGCTGAACATCCCACGCCCGCCGGTGTCAGTGCTCGGGGCGATACTCTGGGACAACAACTCACCCTGGCGGTTCTATGGCATGGTGGGCAGCATCTTCATGCTTGTTTTCGTCGCGCTGCATCGGGTGTCGACTTCAATATTCGGACGCACGCTGCTGGCGATCCGGGACAACGAAGATCGCGCCGGCGCCATTGGCTACAACGTTCAGCGATTCAAGCTACTCGCCTTCGTGCTTTCGGGCGCGGTGACCGCCTTGGCCGGCGCGCTCAACGCCATGATGACCGGCGTCGCTCCGTTGGCGAATGCTGAGTTCCACGTGAGTGAGATGATCCTTGTGATGACGGTGATCGGCGGCGTCGGAAACCTAGCCGCTTCGCTGATCGGAGCCCTGTTCTACATGCTCGCCGCCGACTGGCTGTCCACGCTGTGGCCGCGCTGGCTGATGCTGCTGGGCCTGCTCCTGGTGGTCATCAGCCTTGGTATGCAGCGCGGCTTGTGGGGCCTCGTGGAGGACGCCGTTCACACTCTGTCGGCACGTTTCAAAGGGGATTCGGACGCGGATCAAGCACGGGAGAAGCGGGCATGA
- a CDS encoding branched-chain amino acid ABC transporter permease encodes MNVYLLQVVNGIGIGMLYFLLAVGLSIVFGLLRFVNFAHGAFYLLGAYLCFEATKRGVNFWGALLVVPLLVGAAGWIAEKTLLRRVYPKAHEFHILITVGLALVMQEAVIVQWGPLGDSVAVPATLQGVVMWGDFIYPKYRLFVIAFTAGLAALLWWILEGTRLGSAVRAGSESPEMVSLLGINVFRIFSLVFALGAATAAIAGVLAAPIRGVEPFMGIEALAVAFVVVVVGGLGSFSGALVGGVLIGIVQSVMSTLWPEAARLMIYVVMAAILLLRPHGLLGKRG; translated from the coding sequence ATGAATGTCTATCTTCTCCAGGTAGTCAACGGCATCGGGATAGGCATGTTGTACTTCCTGCTGGCTGTTGGACTTTCCATAGTTTTCGGATTACTTCGATTCGTCAACTTCGCCCATGGCGCTTTCTATCTGCTGGGGGCCTACCTCTGCTTCGAGGCCACGAAGCGGGGTGTCAACTTCTGGGGGGCACTGCTGGTCGTACCGCTGCTCGTCGGAGCGGCAGGCTGGATCGCCGAGAAGACCCTTCTGCGGCGTGTCTACCCCAAGGCTCACGAATTCCACATCCTGATCACCGTGGGCCTTGCGCTGGTGATGCAGGAAGCCGTGATCGTGCAATGGGGGCCTCTGGGCGACAGCGTCGCGGTTCCCGCGACCCTGCAGGGCGTTGTCATGTGGGGCGACTTCATCTATCCCAAGTACCGTCTGTTCGTGATCGCCTTCACGGCGGGCCTGGCGGCACTGCTTTGGTGGATTCTCGAGGGAACGCGCCTTGGCAGCGCGGTGCGAGCCGGCAGCGAGTCGCCAGAGATGGTCTCCCTGCTTGGCATCAACGTCTTCCGGATCTTCAGCCTGGTGTTCGCTCTCGGGGCGGCCACGGCTGCCATCGCGGGGGTTCTCGCTGCCCCCATTCGAGGTGTGGAACCATTCATGGGGATCGAGGCGCTGGCGGTCGCGTTCGTGGTCGTTGTGGTTGGAGGCCTGGGAAGTTTCTCCGGCGCGCTCGTGGGGGGCGTTCTCATCGGCATCGTGCAGAGCGTGATGAGCACGCTCTGGCCCGAGGCCGCCCGTCTGATGATCTATGTTGTCATGGCCGCAATCCTGCTCTTGCGCCCCCATGGCCTGTTGGGAAAGCGAGGCTGA